One segment of Halorubellus sp. JP-L1 DNA contains the following:
- a CDS encoding HTH domain-containing protein — translation MPLTDSTLAADGTVHVDLYHCASMYGTHEQQRTVIDRLESLAEANAIDSVDRHAWARTLSPDAADDWCREARSKYGRFWAWAREHDRTLEPAFGTRTVGSMISDDTHEVIEFPVLCLAVYVDDALVHVAPSTDATTGETATVADSLAELEETANVQHAHART, via the coding sequence ATGCCACTGACAGACAGCACACTCGCAGCCGATGGAACAGTCCACGTCGACCTCTACCACTGCGCGTCGATGTACGGGACGCACGAACAGCAACGAACGGTGATCGACCGCCTCGAGTCGCTCGCGGAGGCGAACGCAATCGATAGCGTCGACCGGCACGCGTGGGCGCGCACGCTCTCGCCCGACGCCGCCGACGACTGGTGTCGCGAAGCACGCTCGAAGTACGGTCGATTCTGGGCGTGGGCGCGCGAGCACGACCGGACGCTCGAACCCGCGTTCGGGACGCGCACGGTCGGGTCGATGATCTCCGACGACACCCACGAGGTCATCGAGTTCCCCGTGCTCTGTCTCGCCGTGTACGTCGACGACGCCCTCGTCCACGTCGCGCCGTCGACGGACGCGACCACCGGCGAGACCGCGACCGTCGCCGACAGCCTCGCGGAACTGGAGGAGACGGCGAACGTCCAGCACGCCCACGCGAGGACCTGA
- a CDS encoding HalOD1 output domain-containing protein, with amino-acid sequence MNAPSFEPTFDADDGRYHLECSWDGRDQPGLVVIQAVADVLGRDPLDLEPLQATVDVDALTKLLTRHETPSLLVTFEYADATVTIDRSGSVTIDPD; translated from the coding sequence ATGAACGCCCCTAGCTTCGAACCGACGTTCGACGCCGACGACGGCCGCTACCACCTCGAGTGCTCGTGGGACGGCCGCGACCAACCAGGACTCGTCGTGATCCAGGCAGTCGCCGACGTCCTGGGGCGCGACCCGCTCGACCTCGAGCCGCTCCAGGCGACCGTCGACGTGGACGCGCTCACGAAACTGCTCACGAGGCACGAGACGCCGTCGCTCCTGGTCACGTTCGAGTACGCGGACGCGACGGTCACGATCGACCGCTCGGGAAGCGTCACCATCGACCCGGACTGA
- a CDS encoding bifunctional oligoribonuclease/PAP phosphatase NrnA: MAASELRDLLADGTSLTIVCHNNPDPDCLASALALGRIAMAVGMDEYDIIYSGDISHQQNRAFVNLLDIDLAKFDQDAVRDRAPSDLLAFVDHSKPGSNNEVPDDVDVDVVIDHHPAEDVTARYVDHREEVGATATILAEYVRELDVPVDDTLATALLFAIRRETLDFLRGVTDAEYAAAGFLHPFADDDLLQRLSRPAVSGATVDAIADAIDNRTVTGSVLLSHVGRTSERDALPQAADYLVTLEGVSTAIVFGIVDDDIQLSGRSTDSRVNVGSVLSEAFGDVGSAGGHQEMAGGEIPLGIFADYGDEGAPLVDVVERVVTKRLFSVLNIGDDE, encoded by the coding sequence ATGGCCGCGAGCGAACTCCGAGACCTCCTCGCCGACGGGACGTCCCTCACCATCGTCTGTCACAACAACCCGGACCCGGACTGTCTGGCGAGCGCGCTCGCGCTCGGCCGCATCGCCATGGCCGTCGGCATGGACGAGTACGACATCATCTACAGCGGCGACATCAGCCACCAGCAGAACCGCGCGTTCGTGAACCTCCTCGACATCGATCTCGCGAAGTTCGACCAGGACGCGGTGCGGGACCGCGCGCCGAGCGACCTCCTCGCGTTCGTCGACCACTCGAAACCCGGCTCGAACAACGAGGTCCCCGATGACGTCGACGTCGACGTCGTCATCGATCATCATCCCGCCGAGGACGTGACGGCGAGGTACGTCGACCACCGCGAGGAGGTCGGGGCGACGGCGACGATCCTCGCGGAGTACGTGCGCGAACTCGACGTCCCGGTGGACGACACGCTCGCGACCGCGCTCCTGTTCGCGATCCGCCGGGAGACGCTCGACTTCCTCCGGGGCGTGACCGACGCGGAGTACGCGGCGGCCGGATTCCTGCATCCGTTCGCGGACGACGACCTCCTCCAGCGGCTGTCGCGGCCGGCGGTGAGCGGCGCGACGGTCGACGCGATCGCGGACGCCATCGACAACCGGACGGTGACGGGGTCGGTACTGCTGTCGCACGTCGGGCGGACGAGCGAGCGGGACGCGCTCCCGCAGGCCGCGGACTACCTGGTGACGCTCGAAGGCGTGTCGACCGCGATCGTGTTCGGGATCGTCGACGACGACATCCAGTTGAGCGGGCGGTCGACGGACTCGCGCGTGAACGTCGGGTCCGTCCTCTCGGAGGCGTTCGGCGACGTCGGGTCCGCGGGGGGCCATCAGGAGATGGCTGGCGGCGAGATCCCGCTCGGCATCTTCGCGGACTACGGCGACGAGGGGGCGCCGCTCGTCGACGTCGTCGAGCGCGTCGTCACCAAGCGACTGTTCTCGGTCCTGAACATCGGCGACGACGAGTAG
- a CDS encoding site-2 protease family protein, with amino-acid sequence MYNYRVATVWGIPIKINISLIVFLPVLAWIIGGGEQIEFYAGLVDGLAGTSLDVSALQDGSTPWVVGSAAAVGLFLSVAVHELGHAAAARRYGIETSAITLWILGGLASLDRIPKEPGRELVIALAGPAASVVTGVACYAALVALPASTTPAVVFVLGWLAITNITLTVFNLVPAFPMDGGRVLRAFLARNRPYVDATRIAARIGTIFALLFAILGIFAAAPMLLLLALFIYSAANGESRVVALEAMLDGFVVRDVYQADRPTVDADVSLDAFAQHVLEDRQDHHVVRDRSGRVVGLVGLDALREHGRDDGVTVGDAADTDLPTVDLDTPAFDALRAMEKSPYAFVADDGELVSVVERDDFASLLELTGLSKKDRFAQ; translated from the coding sequence ATGTACAACTATCGGGTGGCGACGGTCTGGGGTATCCCCATCAAGATCAACATCTCGCTCATCGTGTTCCTGCCGGTGCTCGCGTGGATCATCGGCGGAGGGGAGCAGATCGAGTTCTACGCGGGACTCGTCGACGGCCTCGCCGGCACGAGCCTCGACGTCTCAGCGCTCCAGGACGGCTCGACGCCGTGGGTGGTCGGCAGCGCCGCCGCAGTCGGCCTGTTCCTCTCCGTCGCCGTACACGAACTCGGGCACGCCGCCGCCGCGCGACGTTACGGGATCGAGACGAGCGCCATCACGCTCTGGATCCTCGGTGGCCTCGCCAGCCTCGACCGCATCCCGAAGGAGCCCGGTCGCGAACTCGTCATCGCGCTCGCCGGCCCCGCGGCGAGCGTCGTCACCGGCGTCGCGTGCTACGCCGCGCTCGTCGCGCTGCCAGCGTCCACGACGCCAGCGGTCGTCTTCGTCCTCGGGTGGCTCGCCATCACGAACATCACGCTCACCGTCTTCAACCTCGTGCCCGCGTTCCCGATGGACGGCGGACGCGTCCTCCGCGCGTTCCTCGCCCGCAACCGGCCGTACGTCGACGCGACCCGGATCGCGGCGCGCATCGGCACCATCTTCGCGCTCCTGTTCGCCATCCTCGGCATCTTCGCCGCAGCACCGATGCTCCTCCTGCTCGCGCTCTTCATCTACAGCGCAGCGAACGGCGAGAGCCGCGTCGTCGCACTCGAAGCGATGCTCGACGGATTCGTCGTCCGCGACGTCTACCAGGCCGATCGCCCGACCGTCGACGCCGACGTCTCCCTGGACGCGTTCGCCCAGCACGTCCTCGAAGACCGCCAGGACCACCACGTCGTCCGCGACCGGAGCGGCCGCGTCGTCGGCCTCGTCGGCCTCGACGCGCTCCGCGAACACGGCCGCGACGACGGCGTCACCGTCGGCGACGCCGCCGACACCGACCTCCCCACCGTCGACCTCGACACGCCAGCGTTCGACGCCCTCCGCGCCATGGAGAAGTCACCGTACGCGTTCGTCGCCGACGACGGCGAACTCGTCAGCGTCGTCGAACGCGACGACTTCGCCTCCCTCCTGGAACTTACCGGCCTCAGCAAGAAGGACCGCTTCGCGCAATAA
- a CDS encoding AI-2E family transporter, which yields MSWLDDRRHRLGLAAIVVSIVSLYVLWQIVWTVFFALTFVYVLYPWREELVDRGLHPRAAAGVLTAVAFAGVVGLFVPVLLVVYQRRKPILDFLRNLPQTMEMSFAGFTYAIELQSLVPVVRNALSSFAVAATSAAPELAMKVFLFVFLVYAVLYRPGGVRSLVFAVVDGPVQEELTAYHERVRETLYGLYFVQAATGVLTFVLALAVFGIIGYDAFFSLAVVAGILQFIPVIGPSVLVVALAAVEVANGNVAEAVLVLVLGFTLIGFLPDAILRPRLAKYSAGMPASLYFVGFIGGVFTIGPIGIIAGPLALSLLVETFELVAYGVEKRESLPLEAGDPRPDESEPDVSGDDENAGDPPVDPESGDPVSDGGDASD from the coding sequence ATGTCTTGGCTCGATGACAGGCGACACCGGCTCGGGCTGGCGGCCATCGTCGTCTCCATCGTCTCGCTGTACGTCCTCTGGCAGATCGTCTGGACGGTGTTCTTCGCGCTCACGTTCGTCTACGTGCTCTATCCGTGGCGCGAGGAGCTGGTGGACCGCGGGCTGCATCCGCGAGCGGCCGCGGGCGTGCTGACCGCGGTGGCGTTCGCGGGCGTCGTCGGGCTGTTCGTGCCCGTCCTGCTCGTCGTCTACCAGCGACGGAAGCCGATCCTGGACTTCCTCCGGAACCTCCCGCAGACCATGGAGATGTCGTTCGCGGGGTTCACGTACGCGATCGAACTTCAGTCGCTCGTGCCCGTGGTCCGCAACGCGCTGTCGTCGTTCGCGGTGGCGGCGACGAGCGCCGCGCCGGAGCTCGCGATGAAGGTGTTCCTGTTCGTGTTCCTCGTGTACGCAGTCCTGTACCGGCCCGGGGGCGTGCGGTCGCTCGTGTTCGCGGTCGTCGACGGCCCCGTCCAGGAGGAACTGACGGCGTACCACGAGCGCGTTCGCGAGACGCTCTACGGGCTGTACTTCGTGCAGGCGGCGACGGGCGTGCTGACGTTCGTCCTGGCGCTCGCGGTGTTCGGGATCATCGGGTACGACGCGTTCTTCTCGCTCGCGGTCGTCGCGGGCATCCTCCAGTTCATCCCCGTCATCGGGCCGTCCGTGCTCGTCGTCGCGCTCGCGGCCGTCGAGGTCGCGAACGGGAACGTTGCGGAGGCGGTGCTCGTCCTCGTGCTGGGGTTCACCCTGATCGGGTTCCTCCCCGACGCCATCCTGCGGCCGCGACTCGCGAAGTACAGCGCGGGGATGCCCGCGAGCCTCTACTTCGTCGGGTTCATCGGCGGCGTGTTCACGATCGGTCCCATCGGCATCATCGCCGGCCCGCTCGCGTTGAGCCTCCTCGTCGAGACGTTCGAACTCGTCGCGTACGGCGTCGAGAAACGGGAATCACTGCCGCTCGAAGCCGGCGACCCACGCCCCGACGAATCGGAGCCGGACGTGAGCGGCGACGACGAGAACGCCGGGGATCCGCCCGTCGATCCCGAGAGCGGCGACCCCGTCTCCGACGGCGGCGACGCAAGCGACTGA
- a CDS encoding transcription initiation factor IIB family protein has protein sequence MVRLNRQGETEEESSTTTAKEGETETDSCPECESETLVTSGDGDELVCDDCGLVIEEQSIDRGPEWRAFNHSERQSKSRVGAPTTQTMHDKGLTTQIDWKDKDAYGRSLSSEKRSQMNRLRKWQERIRTKDAGERNLQFALSEIDRMSSALGVPRSVREVASVIYRRALDEDLIRGRSIEGVATSCLYAACRQEGIPRSLEEVSEVSRVEQKEIGRTYRYVSKNLGLRMEPVDPKEYVPRFCSELEVSEEVKMKANEIIDVTAEKGLLSGKSPTGFAAAAIYASSLLCNEKKTQREVAEVAQVTEVTIRNRYQEQIEAMGIQ, from the coding sequence ATGGTTCGTCTCAATCGACAGGGAGAGACCGAAGAGGAATCCTCGACGACGACGGCGAAAGAAGGGGAGACGGAGACGGACTCTTGCCCGGAGTGCGAGTCCGAGACGCTCGTGACGAGCGGCGACGGCGACGAGCTCGTCTGCGACGACTGCGGCCTCGTCATCGAGGAGCAGTCCATCGACCGCGGGCCGGAGTGGCGCGCGTTCAACCACAGCGAGCGTCAGAGCAAGAGCCGCGTCGGTGCGCCGACGACGCAGACGATGCACGACAAGGGGTTGACCACCCAGATCGACTGGAAGGACAAGGACGCGTACGGGCGCTCGCTCTCCTCGGAGAAGCGCAGCCAGATGAATCGCCTCCGGAAGTGGCAGGAGCGAATCCGCACGAAGGACGCCGGCGAGCGCAACCTCCAGTTCGCACTCAGCGAGATCGACCGGATGTCCTCGGCGCTCGGCGTCCCGCGGTCGGTCCGCGAGGTCGCGTCCGTGATCTACCGGCGCGCGCTCGACGAGGACCTCATCCGCGGGCGCTCCATCGAGGGCGTCGCGACGTCCTGCCTGTACGCGGCGTGCCGACAGGAGGGCATCCCGCGGAGTCTCGAGGAGGTCTCGGAGGTCTCGCGCGTCGAACAGAAGGAGATCGGGCGGACGTACCGGTACGTCTCGAAGAACCTCGGCCTCCGCATGGAGCCCGTCGACCCGAAGGAGTACGTCCCGCGGTTCTGCTCGGAGCTCGAGGTGAGCGAGGAGGTGAAGATGAAGGCGAACGAGATCATCGACGTGACCGCCGAGAAGGGCCTGCTCTCGGGGAAGTCCCCGACTGGGTTCGCGGCCGCGGCGATCTACGCGTCCTCGCTGCTCTGCAACGAGAAGAAGACCCAGCGCGAGGTCGCGGAGGTCGCGCAGGTCACGGAGGTCACGATCCGCAACCGCTACCAGGAGCAGATCGAGGCGATGGGCATCCAGTAA
- a CDS encoding DEAD/DEAH box helicase — MSSPLSSVVEWVRSRPYYDGQVVADRTVPGREASFADVDVDPRVASTLLGAGIEDVYAHQAEAVDAVREGKDVVLATPTASGKSLAYTIPAFERALDDRATTLYVAPQVALINDQTETLSELAHGLGFGSGVNVAQYTGQLSKTEKRSVRDRQPTVLLTTPDMLHYGILPHAHRLWDWFFQRLETVVIDEVHAYRGVFGSHVALVMRRLQRLCDRFDADPEFVCCSATIGNPVEHAATVTCRDEANVALVDEDRSATGPRRWLLWNPPEYDADDGWGDDGGRRRSPHVESKNLFCDLVQRGLQTVVFTGSRQIAERYAQESADELRRRGETEASQRVAAYQAALRDDERESIERRLHDGDLKGVWSTSALELGVDVGGLDAVILDGYPGTRMSTFQRAGRAGRGEDPALVVLVAGEDQLDQYVMGDPGSLFDAPPERAVSNPENEQLLPSHVASAAQENWLSTADRAYFGDTLGDVVSDLVRDGTLERRDTNDGTRWTYSGGGSPQHETSLRSIDDREIDLLDERTNDVFATLSFEDALRDVHEGAVYYHQGEKFEVRELDLDRDVAVCSPTWADYYTRTLHDKTIEVLADHDERAPFAREDVPCRFASVRMRKQITGYERKDAQTGETLGEVPLDLPETSLETRALYYTVPADVQTTITGEWDFPGSIHAAEHAQISMFPTTVLCDRRDIGGLSTPLHPHTREPTIFVYDGHPGGVGLSKTAYEDVHALSARTLDMLEACGCEDGCPACVQSPHCGNANDPLDKAGAAHLLDALTASE; from the coding sequence GTGAGTTCGCCGCTTTCGTCGGTCGTGGAGTGGGTTCGGTCGCGACCGTACTACGACGGGCAGGTGGTCGCTGACCGGACGGTCCCCGGGCGGGAGGCGTCGTTCGCGGACGTGGACGTTGATCCGCGGGTGGCGAGTACGCTCCTCGGGGCCGGCATCGAGGACGTGTACGCGCACCAGGCCGAGGCCGTCGACGCGGTCCGCGAGGGGAAGGACGTGGTGCTGGCGACGCCGACGGCGAGCGGGAAGAGCCTCGCGTACACGATCCCGGCGTTCGAGCGCGCGCTCGACGACCGCGCGACGACGCTGTACGTCGCGCCGCAAGTCGCGCTCATCAACGACCAGACGGAGACGCTGTCGGAGCTCGCGCACGGCCTCGGGTTCGGGAGTGGCGTGAACGTCGCGCAGTACACGGGCCAGCTCTCGAAGACCGAGAAGCGGTCGGTGCGGGACCGCCAGCCGACGGTGCTGTTGACGACGCCGGACATGCTGCACTACGGCATCCTCCCGCACGCGCATCGGCTCTGGGACTGGTTCTTCCAGCGCCTGGAGACGGTCGTGATCGACGAGGTGCACGCGTACCGCGGCGTGTTCGGGAGTCACGTCGCGCTCGTGATGCGCCGGCTCCAGCGGCTCTGCGACCGGTTCGACGCGGACCCGGAGTTCGTCTGCTGTTCGGCGACCATCGGGAACCCCGTCGAGCACGCTGCGACCGTGACGTGTCGCGACGAAGCGAACGTCGCGCTCGTCGACGAGGACCGGAGTGCCACGGGACCCCGCAGGTGGTTGCTGTGGAATCCACCGGAGTACGACGCCGACGACGGCTGGGGCGACGACGGCGGCCGGCGGCGGTCGCCGCACGTCGAGTCGAAGAACCTCTTCTGCGACCTCGTCCAGCGCGGGCTCCAGACCGTCGTGTTCACGGGGTCGCGCCAGATCGCCGAGCGGTACGCCCAGGAGAGCGCGGACGAACTCCGGCGACGCGGCGAGACCGAGGCGAGCCAGCGCGTCGCCGCGTACCAGGCTGCGCTCCGCGACGACGAGCGCGAATCCATCGAGCGCCGCCTCCACGACGGCGACCTGAAGGGAGTGTGGTCGACGAGCGCGCTCGAACTCGGCGTGGACGTCGGCGGCCTCGACGCCGTGATCCTCGACGGGTACCCCGGCACCAGGATGAGTACGTTCCAGCGCGCGGGCCGCGCCGGTCGCGGCGAGGACCCCGCACTCGTCGTGCTCGTCGCAGGCGAGGACCAGCTCGACCAGTACGTCATGGGCGACCCCGGGTCGCTGTTCGACGCCCCGCCCGAGCGCGCCGTCTCCAATCCGGAGAACGAGCAGTTGCTCCCCTCGCACGTCGCGAGTGCGGCCCAGGAGAACTGGCTGTCGACCGCCGACCGCGCCTACTTCGGGGACACGCTCGGGGACGTCGTCAGCGACCTCGTCCGGGACGGGACGCTCGAACGCCGCGACACGAACGATGGGACGCGCTGGACGTACAGCGGCGGTGGAAGTCCACAGCACGAGACGAGCCTCCGCAGCATCGACGACCGCGAGATCGACCTGCTCGACGAACGCACGAACGACGTGTTCGCGACGCTCTCCTTCGAGGACGCGCTCCGGGACGTCCACGAGGGCGCGGTCTACTACCACCAGGGCGAGAAGTTCGAGGTCCGCGAGCTGGACCTGGACCGCGACGTCGCGGTCTGTTCGCCGACGTGGGCGGACTACTACACGCGGACACTCCACGACAAGACCATCGAGGTGCTCGCGGATCACGACGAGCGGGCACCGTTCGCGCGCGAAGACGTCCCCTGCCGGTTCGCGTCCGTCCGCATGCGAAAGCAGATCACTGGCTACGAGCGCAAGGACGCCCAGACCGGCGAGACGCTCGGCGAGGTCCCACTCGACCTGCCGGAGACGAGCCTGGAGACGCGCGCGCTCTACTACACGGTCCCGGCGGACGTCCAGACGACGATCACGGGCGAGTGGGACTTCCCGGGGTCGATCCACGCCGCCGAGCACGCGCAGATCTCGATGTTCCCGACGACGGTCCTCTGCGACCGTCGAGACATCGGTGGACTCTCCACGCCACTGCATCCCCACACGCGGGAGCCGACGATATTCGTCTACGACGGCCACCCCGGCGGCGTCGGCCTGTCGAAGACGGCGTACGAGGACGTCCACGCGCTCTCCGCGCGCACGCTCGACATGCTGGAAGCGTGCGGGTGCGAGGACGGCTGTCCGGCGTGCGTACAGAGTCCCCATTGCGGGAACGCGAACGACCCGCTCGACAAGGCCGGCGCCGCCCACTTGCTCGACGCGCTCACCGCGTCCGAGTGA
- a CDS encoding winged helix-turn-helix domain-containing protein codes for MTTADDATFLSSSPERARALAALSDAPASPAALADDLDLSRRTAQRHLSAFADRDWARKAGGEYALTTTGALVARTHATYLDALDAIDRHEPLFAHLSDPADAPDPSWLDDTHLVASTPENPQAPVQYYLEAVGELDASTVRMLSPVLSRLYHDAHADLAKGGTHTELVLPAGAVERARSENPIEFRAVLGLGVLDLYRTEESIGVGLTCTDDRALVCAYGDDGQLAAVLDATDDRVLGWATDVFERYRDGAERVGPPGPGRRRGSR; via the coding sequence GTGACGACTGCAGACGACGCGACGTTCCTGTCGAGTTCGCCGGAGCGAGCGCGCGCTCTCGCCGCGCTCAGCGACGCGCCCGCGTCGCCTGCCGCGCTCGCGGACGACCTCGACCTGTCCCGGCGAACCGCGCAGCGACACCTGTCGGCGTTCGCCGACCGCGACTGGGCGCGGAAGGCCGGCGGGGAGTACGCGCTCACGACGACCGGCGCGCTGGTCGCGCGGACGCACGCGACGTACCTCGACGCGCTCGACGCCATCGACCGCCACGAACCCCTGTTCGCGCACCTCTCCGACCCCGCGGACGCACCGGATCCGTCGTGGCTCGACGACACCCACCTCGTCGCGAGCACGCCCGAGAACCCGCAGGCCCCCGTCCAGTACTACCTCGAAGCGGTCGGGGAACTCGACGCGAGCACCGTCCGGATGCTGTCGCCGGTCCTGAGCCGACTCTACCACGACGCGCACGCCGACCTCGCGAAAGGCGGGACGCACACCGAACTCGTCCTCCCGGCCGGGGCCGTCGAGCGCGCGCGGTCCGAGAACCCGATCGAGTTCCGCGCGGTCCTCGGGCTCGGCGTCCTCGACCTCTACCGGACCGAGGAGTCGATCGGCGTCGGACTCACGTGCACCGACGACCGCGCGCTCGTCTGCGCGTACGGCGACGACGGCCAGCTGGCCGCGGTCCTGGACGCTACGGACGACCGCGTGCTCGGGTGGGCGACCGACGTCTTCGAGCGGTACCGGGACGGGGCCGAGCGCGTCGGTCCGCCCGGACCCGGACGACGTCGGGGCTCGCGCTGA
- a CDS encoding DUF211 domain-containing protein has protein sequence MVDTKRLVLDVLKPHDPGIREFATETARCDGVDGVNAALVETDREVQNVKITVEGEAIDSDDVEATVEDLGGTIHSIDEVVAGDVVVEESATPQDA, from the coding sequence ATGGTCGACACGAAGCGACTCGTCCTCGACGTCCTGAAGCCCCACGACCCCGGCATCCGCGAGTTCGCCACGGAAACCGCTCGCTGCGACGGCGTGGACGGCGTGAACGCCGCCCTCGTCGAGACCGACCGCGAGGTACAGAACGTGAAGATCACGGTCGAGGGGGAGGCGATAGATAGCGACGACGTGGAGGCGACCGTCGAGGACCTCGGCGGAACCATCCACTCCATCGACGAGGTCGTCGCTGGCGACGTCGTCGTCGAAGAGAGCGCGACCCCCCAGGACGCGTAA
- a CDS encoding VIT1/CCC1 transporter family protein: MTRAERLRTVLADADARALSRRYFISNGFDGTLTSIGVVVGAFLSGVSDGTTVFAIGAGGAVGLGTSGLWSVWEIERAEQQAETLQVEAAMLRDLGDTVVARRKRDVRVVNAVASGIGPIIGVLVPLSPFLVSPELLSLAEATVLAVGLGVSLLFAFGAYLGSLSKQSWYVAGIRMGLAGLVVAALNIVLGA, translated from the coding sequence ATGACGCGCGCCGAACGACTCCGAACGGTGCTCGCGGACGCGGACGCGAGAGCGCTGTCGCGACGGTACTTCATCTCGAACGGGTTCGACGGGACGTTGACGAGCATCGGCGTCGTCGTCGGCGCGTTCCTCTCCGGCGTCTCGGACGGGACGACGGTGTTCGCCATCGGCGCGGGCGGTGCCGTCGGGCTCGGCACGTCGGGGCTCTGGAGCGTCTGGGAGATAGAGCGCGCGGAACAGCAGGCGGAGACGCTCCAGGTGGAGGCGGCGATGCTCCGGGACCTCGGCGACACGGTCGTCGCCCGTCGGAAGCGCGACGTCCGCGTCGTGAACGCCGTCGCGAGCGGCATCGGCCCAATCATCGGCGTGCTCGTCCCGCTCTCGCCGTTCCTCGTGTCGCCGGAGTTGCTCTCGCTCGCCGAAGCGACGGTTCTCGCCGTCGGCCTCGGCGTCTCCCTCCTGTTCGCGTTCGGCGCGTACCTCGGGTCGCTCTCGAAGCAATCGTGGTACGTCGCCGGCATCCGGATGGGACTGGCGGGCCTCGTCGTCGCCGCGCTCAATATCGTCCTCGGTGCCTGA